Proteins co-encoded in one Brassica oleracea var. oleracea cultivar TO1000 chromosome C4, BOL, whole genome shotgun sequence genomic window:
- the LOC106341705 gene encoding fructose-1,6-bisphosphatase, cytosolic-like: MFSGVTCSSRMIMSIPWSSPPFVTLGASQNLSSNTSTALVERRTFKSKNNRYPLIITGRARKKDGSRRFVLNEQSKYPESRGDFTILLSNIVLGCKFVCSAVNKAGLAKLIGLAGDTNIQGEEQKKLNVLSNDVFVKALVSSGRTSVLVPEEDEEATFVESSKRGKYCVVFDPLDGSSNFDCGVSIGTIFGIYTMEHSDEPTTEDVLKPGNEMVAAGYCMYGSSCMLVLSTGTGVNGFTLDPSLGEFILTHPDIKIPKKGNIYSVNEGNAQNWDGPTTKYVERCKYPKDGSPAKSLRYVGSMVADVHPTLLYGGIFL; this comes from the exons ATGTTCTCCGGAGTTACCTGTTCATCGAGGATGATCATGTCCATTCCCTGGAGCTCTCCTCCTTTCGTCACATTAGGTGCCTCCCAGAACCTAAGCAGTAACACCTCCACAGCCTTAGTAGAACGACGAACTTTCAAATCGAAGAACAATAG GTATCCGCTGATCATAACGGGGAGAGCGAGAAAGAAAGATGGATCACGAAGATTCGTGCTGAATGAGCAATCAAAGTATCCAGAGTCTCGTGGGGATTTCACCATTTTGCTCAGCAACATCGTTTTGGGATGCAAATTCGTCTGCAGTGCCGTCAACAAG GCTGGTTTGGCCAAGCTTATTGGACTTGCAGGGGACACAAATATCCAG GGTGAAGAGCAAAAGAAACTGAATGTGCTCTCTAACGATGTTTTTGTCAAGGCTTTGGTTAGCAGCGGCAGAACT TCTGTTCTTGTCCCGGAAGAAGATGAGGAAGCTACGTTTGTGGAGTCATCCAAGCGTGGAAA GTACTGTGTTGTTTTTGATCCTCTTGATGGATCCTCAAACTTTGACTGTGGTGTCTCCATTGGAACA ATCTTTGGAATTTACACAATGGAGCACAGTGATGAGCCGACAACTGAAGATGTTCTGAAACCTGGGAATGAAATGGTTGCAGCGGGTTACTGTATGTACGGAAGCTCCTGCATG CTTGTGTTGAGCACTGGAACAGGTGTCAACGGATTTACCCTGGACCCATCTCTAGGAGAGTTCATATTAACTCACCCAGACATTAAG ATTCCAAAGAAGGGAAACATATACTCAGTGAATGAAGGAAATGCTCAGAACTGGGATGGTCCAACCACAAAGTATGTAGAGAGATGCAAGTATCCCAAAGATGGTTCTCCCGCAAAGTCACTGAGATATGTCGGAAG TATGGTAGCAGATGTTCATCCTACTCTGCTTTATGGAGGAATCTTCCTGTAG
- the LOC106341706 gene encoding kinesin-like protein KIN12B — MPNNSDGLEEERERWTEMESEWISLTDDLRMDIDNHRRHAEDLEIKLRKEKTASEELNDALGRAMLGHSRFIEQYTELQEKYDELVERHNVTLAGIVDVKKAAAKAAVKGRHGKSFAKAFSAELTAIRAEKEKEREFLKKENKGLKIQLRDTAEAVQAAGELLIRLRETEQYVQSSEERFSLLEEENAKLKMQMEKLEGKHQTEMSTMKQYLAESKLPGSALQPWFTGNEEHLSEDRTGLVKENEEQTYKRNRLYII; from the exons ATGCCAAACAACAGTGATGGTCTGGAGGAGGAACGTGAAAGGTGGACAGAAATGGAGAGTGAGTGGATATCTTTAACAGATGATCTACGAATGGATATTGATAACCACCGTAGACACGCAGAGGATCTGGAGATAAAACTCAGAAAAGAGAAAACGGCTTCGGAGGAGCTAAACGACGCTCTTGGTAGAGCCATGCTTGGTCACAGTAGATTCATTGAGCAGTACACTGAGCTCCAGGAGAAGTATGATGAGTTAGTTGAGAGGCATAACGTGACGTTGGCGGGAATAGTTGATGTGAAGAAAGCAGCGGCTAAAGCTGCAGTGAAAGGTCGTCATGGGAAGAGTTTTGCCAAAGCCTTTTCAGCTGAGCTTACTGCTATTAGAGCTGAGAAGGAGAAAGAAAGAGAGTTCTTGAAGAAGGAGAACAAGGGACTTAAGATTCAGCTGAGAGATACCGCTGAAGCTGTTCAAGCTGCTGGAGAGTTACTGATCAGACTCAGAGAAACTGAGCAATATGTACAATCCTCTGAG GAACGTTTCAGCTTACTTGAAGAAGAGAATGCAAAGTTAAAGATGCAGATGGAGAAGTTAGAGGGCAAGCACCAGACAGAAATGAGTACAATGAAGCAATATCTTGCGGAAAGCAAATTGCCAGGGTCTGCATTACAGCCATGGTTCACGGGGAATGAGGAACATTTATCAGAAGACAGAACCGGTTTGGTCAAGGAGAACGAAGAACAAACATATAAAAGGAATAGGCTATATATCATATAA